In the Pyrococcus kukulkanii genome, one interval contains:
- a CDS encoding TIGR00725 family protein, whose product MIQVAIAGSSDPKPLGTAIRKAKEFARALPLNVILLTGGRGGIMEIVTEEFTKRGGIAVGILPYSDQGNKFNTIRIKTGLNPVERSGILIESADVLVVLGGGVGTMIEALMAYNLGVPVIVVTGTGYASDKLEELARDGYFDHKKIVKIIFTDDPREAAKLAVEIGGRKNEADNV is encoded by the coding sequence ATGATTCAAGTGGCAATAGCTGGATCAAGTGACCCAAAGCCACTTGGAACTGCAATTAGAAAGGCGAAGGAATTCGCAAGAGCCCTTCCTCTTAACGTCATCCTTCTTACAGGGGGCAGAGGTGGAATAATGGAAATTGTTACGGAAGAGTTCACTAAGAGAGGTGGAATTGCCGTAGGAATTCTACCCTACAGCGATCAAGGAAATAAATTCAACACCATAAGGATAAAAACGGGTCTAAATCCTGTGGAGAGAAGTGGAATCCTTATAGAGTCGGCCGATGTTCTTGTAGTGCTTGGAGGCGGAGTTGGAACAATGATAGAAGCCCTAATGGCGTACAATCTGGGGGTCCCAGTGATAGTAGTTACGGGGACGGGATACGCAAGTGATAAGCTAGAGGAGTTGGCCAGAGATGGCTACTTTGACCACAAGAAAATAGTTAAAATTATTTTCACAGATGATCCGAGAGAAGCCGCAAAGCTCGCGGTGGAAATTGGAGGGAGAAAAAATGAAGCTGATAACGTTTGA